Proteins found in one Maridesulfovibrio sp. genomic segment:
- a CDS encoding carbohydrate kinase, whose protein sequence is MKQLLIAGLGEILFDVLADSEEIGGAPVNFAYHAGRLGADGAAISTIGDDERGRRAISELMNRKLCLSGVSVDPDHETGYVEARLDDQGVATYHFPEDIAWDHLKLNDVAKGLAAEVDAVCFGTLAQRSRISREEIRAFLDKAPQALKIYDMNLRQNFYSKEVISDSLQRADVLKLNDDEINVIAPMFGLVGNEREMLKTLHDEFNLKCSVLTRGSKGSLIIGKGEELVHPGIAVKDIADTIGAGDSFTASVTIGLLLEHSLESISEHANRLAAHVCSCKGAMPAIPAEFKLIK, encoded by the coding sequence ATGAAACAACTCCTCATAGCGGGACTTGGTGAAATTCTTTTTGACGTACTGGCTGATTCTGAAGAGATTGGCGGTGCCCCGGTCAATTTTGCATATCATGCCGGGCGGCTGGGGGCGGACGGCGCGGCTATCTCGACCATCGGGGATGATGAACGCGGACGACGCGCCATAAGTGAACTTATGAACCGGAAACTTTGTCTCTCGGGGGTTAGCGTTGACCCTGATCATGAGACTGGATACGTGGAAGCCCGGCTGGATGATCAAGGCGTTGCTACTTATCATTTCCCGGAAGACATTGCGTGGGATCACTTAAAATTAAACGATGTCGCCAAAGGTCTCGCCGCTGAAGTGGACGCGGTCTGCTTCGGAACTCTGGCCCAGCGCAGCCGGATAAGCCGTGAAGAAATCCGGGCTTTTCTTGATAAGGCCCCGCAGGCTTTAAAAATTTACGACATGAATCTGCGCCAGAATTTTTACAGCAAAGAAGTCATTAGCGACTCCCTGCAACGGGCGGATGTCTTAAAGCTGAACGATGACGAGATCAATGTAATCGCTCCCATGTTCGGCTTAGTCGGCAATGAACGGGAGATGCTGAAAACACTGCATGACGAGTTTAACCTCAAGTGTTCGGTGCTGACCCGTGGAAGCAAGGGCAGCCTGATCATCGGAAAAGGCGAAGAGCTTGTACATCCCGGCATTGCGGTAAAGGATATCGCCGATACAATCGGAGCGGGAGATTCATTCACAGCGTCAGTCACCATCGGCCTTCTGCTGGAACATTCCCTTGAAAGTATCAGCGAACACGCCAACAGGCTGGCCGCTCACGTATGTTCCTGCAAAGGGGCCATGCCCGCGATTCCTGCAGAATTTAAGTTAATTAAATAA
- a CDS encoding response regulator, with protein MLSTNASILIVDDHQSMRRTVADIMRMLGYFNIHYAEDGIMALAQLQEHSSTELVLLDWNMPRMSGIDCLREIRSSPKFEKLPVIMVTAEAEQELVVEAVSAGVTNYIVKPFTPATLEKKIKEIFPG; from the coding sequence ATGCTAAGTACAAACGCAAGTATACTAATTGTTGATGACCATCAGAGCATGCGCCGTACAGTAGCTGATATAATGCGCATGCTTGGTTATTTCAATATCCATTATGCAGAAGACGGCATCATGGCATTGGCGCAGCTTCAGGAACATTCTTCCACCGAGCTGGTGCTTCTGGACTGGAATATGCCGCGCATGAGCGGCATTGACTGCCTACGGGAAATACGAAGCTCTCCAAAATTTGAAAAATTACCAGTGATAATGGTCACGGCAGAAGCGGAGCAGGAGCTCGTTGTTGAAGCTGTATCCGCTGGAGTCACCAACTATATTGTCAAACCCTTCACTCCGGCGACGCTGGAAAAAAAGATAAAAGAAATCTTCCCGGGCTAG
- a CDS encoding carbohydrate ABC transporter permease encodes MSTITRKSSITPGSILLYGSLIVLALFFLMPAYMAVVTALKDPATISLPTSWELPDKFNWASFPQAFGLLKSDIANSLILTVCATTLSTVLGSLNGYVFSKWKFKGSELIFTLFLFGMFIPYQVILIPLFQTLRAMNLYGGLPGLILAHVVYGLPITSLIFRNFYAQIPTALVESARLDGAGFFSIYTKIVFPLSIPGFVVTSLWQVTQIWNEFLWGICLTRHEDNPITVGLAQLAGGQAVSWNLPMAGSIMAALPVLMIYIFLGRYFIRGLLAGSVKE; translated from the coding sequence ATGAGTACAATTACCCGAAAATCATCCATCACCCCCGGCTCCATTCTGCTCTACGGATCACTTATCGTGCTGGCCCTGTTCTTCCTTATGCCTGCATATATGGCAGTGGTTACCGCGCTGAAAGATCCAGCAACAATCAGTCTGCCCACCTCTTGGGAACTGCCGGATAAATTCAACTGGGCCAGCTTTCCGCAGGCATTCGGACTGCTGAAATCTGACATAGCCAATTCATTAATCCTGACAGTCTGCGCAACTACACTTTCAACTGTGCTTGGCTCACTGAACGGCTACGTTTTTTCCAAATGGAAATTCAAAGGCAGCGAACTGATCTTCACCCTGTTCCTTTTCGGCATGTTCATTCCCTATCAGGTTATCCTGATCCCGCTTTTCCAGACTCTGCGGGCCATGAACCTTTACGGAGGACTGCCGGGCCTTATCCTCGCCCACGTGGTTTACGGACTGCCCATAACCTCGCTGATTTTTCGTAACTTCTACGCCCAGATTCCCACCGCGCTGGTGGAATCGGCACGACTGGACGGGGCCGGATTCTTCTCCATCTACACCAAAATCGTATTCCCGCTGTCCATACCCGGTTTCGTGGTCACCAGCCTCTGGCAGGTTACCCAGATATGGAACGAATTCCTCTGGGGTATCTGCCTTACCCGGCACGAAGACAACCCCATAACCGTAGGTTTAGCACAGCTCGCGGGAGGACAGGCCGTAAGCTGGAACCTACCCATGGCAGGATCAATCATGGCCGCCTTACCCGTGCTCATGATATATATCTTCCTTGGACGGTACTTTATTCGCGGATTGCTTGCCGGTTCTGTTAAAGAATAG
- a CDS encoding hybrid sensor histidine kinase/response regulator, with protein sequence MREKQTVLAVDDAPENLHVLMELLKDDYAIIAAKDGEKALRLAETKTPDIILLDVMMPGMDGYEVISRLKSNEKTKDIPVIFVTSLSEEGDETKGLALGAIDYITKPFNPDIVKARVRNHLELREAVRVREDVERIMRHDLKSPLTSVISLPQLILMSGDFDANIKSMLNRIEDAGYLLLSMINMSTALFKMERGTYSFVPESIDLAAVVRKVFIGHEDTAQMRGLELILEIGDDQAGPEQEFIVSAEELLCYSMLGNLIGNAVDACLKGGVIKVRLQRIDDAVHISVHNPGEVPDEIKTRFFSKYATAGKDRGTGLGTYSAKLIARAHKGDISMTSMDGEVIVTVVIPQ encoded by the coding sequence ATGAGAGAGAAACAAACCGTGTTGGCCGTGGATGATGCCCCTGAGAACTTGCATGTACTTATGGAACTGCTTAAGGATGATTACGCCATAATCGCTGCCAAGGACGGTGAAAAGGCTTTAAGGCTGGCTGAAACCAAGACTCCGGATATCATTCTGCTGGATGTGATGATGCCGGGAATGGATGGCTACGAAGTTATTAGCCGTTTGAAATCAAATGAAAAAACTAAGGATATTCCGGTTATTTTCGTTACTTCCCTTAGTGAAGAGGGGGACGAAACCAAAGGTCTGGCCCTTGGCGCCATTGATTATATTACCAAGCCGTTCAACCCGGATATTGTCAAAGCAAGAGTAAGAAATCACCTTGAACTTAGGGAAGCCGTCCGTGTGCGGGAGGATGTGGAACGCATTATGCGCCATGATCTCAAATCACCGCTGACCAGTGTAATCAGCCTGCCGCAGTTAATCCTTATGTCCGGCGATTTTGATGCGAATATTAAATCAATGTTGAACCGCATTGAAGATGCCGGATATCTTTTGCTTTCCATGATCAATATGTCCACCGCCCTGTTCAAGATGGAGCGCGGAACTTATAGTTTTGTCCCGGAATCGATAGATTTGGCTGCCGTGGTCCGTAAGGTTTTTATAGGTCATGAAGACACAGCTCAGATGCGCGGGCTTGAACTAATTCTGGAAATTGGAGATGATCAGGCCGGCCCGGAACAGGAGTTTATCGTCTCGGCGGAAGAATTGTTATGCTATTCCATGCTTGGTAATCTGATCGGGAATGCCGTGGATGCCTGCCTCAAGGGGGGAGTAATCAAAGTCCGTCTGCAGCGGATTGATGATGCGGTGCACATTTCAGTTCATAATCCAGGTGAGGTCCCGGATGAGATTAAAACCAGATTTTTCTCAAAATATGCCACAGCAGGCAAAGACCGCGGAACCGGTTTGGGGACTTATTCTGCAAAACTGATAGCCAGGGCTCATAAGGGCGACATCTCCATGACCAGCATGGACGGCGAGGTTATTGTTACCGTGGTAATCCCGCAGTAA
- a CDS encoding HAD family hydrolase, translating into MECSLDFSAVIFDLDGTLLDTLGEIAAAGNAALSRMGFEPHPVDSYRDFVGSGAKKLAWRALPEGHQTQDAYDRLVPILLEEFEQGLNTVARPYGGVPEILAEFAAAGKKMAVLSNKPHEFTVQAVNKFLPKVDFFAVYGGRRDIPLKPEPDVALELAKAMGAAPERTLFVGDSDVDIRTGINAGMIAVGAGWGFRGEGELVKAGANLVLDTPADLISLL; encoded by the coding sequence ATGGAATGTTCACTTGATTTTTCAGCTGTAATTTTTGATCTGGACGGCACGCTGCTGGATACTCTGGGAGAGATCGCGGCTGCCGGAAACGCCGCCTTATCCCGTATGGGATTTGAGCCTCATCCGGTGGATTCCTATCGTGATTTCGTAGGGTCCGGGGCAAAGAAACTGGCTTGGCGCGCACTTCCCGAAGGGCATCAGACACAGGATGCCTATGACCGTTTAGTCCCTATCTTACTGGAAGAATTTGAGCAGGGGCTTAATACCGTAGCCCGGCCCTACGGCGGTGTTCCTGAAATTCTCGCGGAATTTGCCGCTGCCGGAAAAAAGATGGCCGTACTCTCTAATAAACCCCATGAATTCACAGTGCAGGCAGTAAATAAATTCCTTCCGAAAGTAGATTTCTTTGCTGTCTACGGCGGGCGCAGGGATATTCCCTTAAAGCCTGAACCTGATGTCGCCCTTGAGCTTGCAAAAGCTATGGGTGCTGCCCCGGAAAGGACCCTGTTCGTCGGTGACTCCGATGTGGACATCAGAACCGGGATTAACGCGGGAATGATTGCCGTTGGTGCCGGATGGGGATTCCGCGGAGAGGGGGAGCTTGTTAAAGCAGGAGCCAATCTCGTTCTTGATACCCCGGCTGATCTTATCTCGCTGCTTTAA
- a CDS encoding sugar ABC transporter permease: MREASRDRLKAFLTLLPSIILIAIFVYGFIGNTIWISMTDWGGSGSMALDPQKNFVGLDNYVDLFNGFLSSGFRQDLVNAVYYSVMLLAGAIGLGMFIAILLDQKPKGEDILRTIFLYPMSLSFIVSGTIWRWLLAPQGGVNILPTYFGFDALDFQWTSSTKAVLEFNWQNLFQILLYIAAFILILTGLFLLKGNPQKAVKRWLGPGVVIGALAWLGGSLLPQALFMEETHGFNLATLGIIIATVWQYAGYTMALYLAGFNGISQDLRDAAMLDGASSTDYYRFVAIPMLKPITISAVIILSHISLKMFDIIFAMTGPDNAQTGHPALNMYMTTFRANDFARGAAIAIVLFLVAGTFIVPYVISQYKQRRRG; encoded by the coding sequence ATGAGGGAAGCATCTCGGGACAGGCTGAAGGCATTTTTAACCCTTCTGCCATCAATCATCCTGATCGCAATATTTGTATACGGTTTTATCGGCAACACCATCTGGATTTCCATGACAGACTGGGGCGGTTCCGGGTCTATGGCCCTTGATCCGCAAAAGAATTTCGTCGGTCTGGACAACTACGTGGATCTTTTCAACGGATTCCTTTCCAGCGGTTTCAGGCAGGATCTTGTCAACGCGGTTTATTACTCGGTCATGCTGCTGGCCGGTGCCATAGGACTTGGTATGTTCATCGCCATCCTGCTGGATCAGAAACCCAAGGGTGAAGATATCCTGCGTACAATTTTCCTTTACCCGATGTCCCTCTCTTTTATCGTTTCCGGTACCATCTGGCGCTGGCTGCTCGCCCCTCAGGGCGGGGTCAACATACTGCCCACCTACTTCGGATTCGATGCACTTGATTTCCAGTGGACCTCATCCACAAAAGCCGTACTTGAATTCAACTGGCAGAACCTGTTTCAGATTCTGCTTTATATCGCGGCTTTCATCCTGATTCTGACCGGCCTGTTCCTGCTTAAGGGCAACCCGCAAAAAGCCGTAAAACGCTGGCTCGGTCCCGGAGTTGTCATCGGCGCTCTGGCATGGCTGGGCGGTTCCCTGCTTCCGCAGGCTCTTTTCATGGAAGAAACGCACGGCTTCAATCTGGCGACACTGGGTATCATCATCGCTACAGTCTGGCAGTACGCCGGCTACACAATGGCCCTCTACCTTGCAGGGTTCAACGGTATTTCTCAGGATCTGCGCGACGCGGCAATGCTCGACGGGGCAAGCTCCACCGACTACTACCGCTTTGTCGCTATCCCCATGCTTAAACCGATCACCATCAGTGCGGTGATCATACTCTCGCACATCTCGCTGAAAATGTTCGACATCATCTTCGCCATGACCGGACCGGACAATGCCCAGACCGGACACCCGGCCCTGAACATGTACATGACCACCTTCCGGGCCAACGATTTCGCCCGGGGCGCGGCTATCGCCATTGTTCTTTTCCTTGTGGCGGGAACATTTATCGTTCCTTATGTAATCAGCCAGTACAAACAAAGGAGAAGGGGATAA
- a CDS encoding response regulator yields MKILVAEDDFASRNFLHLFLRKYGEVDVAVNGAEALNVFKAALKERDPYHYVFMDIMMPEMNGLDAAREIRNIEREFNVIPAEESVIIMATALSDVKTVFEAFNKSEVTDYITKPITVENLTAKLKEIGLIENE; encoded by the coding sequence ATGAAGATTCTGGTTGCTGAGGATGATTTTGCCTCAAGAAATTTTTTACATCTTTTTTTGCGTAAATACGGTGAAGTTGACGTAGCTGTTAACGGCGCTGAAGCCTTAAATGTTTTCAAGGCCGCTTTGAAGGAAAGAGATCCTTACCACTATGTATTTATGGACATTATGATGCCTGAGATGAACGGACTGGATGCAGCCCGTGAAATTAGAAATATTGAGCGCGAATTTAATGTTATTCCGGCGGAAGAAAGCGTGATCATAATGGCAACGGCTTTGTCGGACGTGAAAACGGTATTTGAAGCTTTTAACAAGAGTGAAGTTACGGACTACATTACAAAGCCTATTACTGTGGAAAATTTGACTGCCAAGCTGAAAGAAATAGGTCTTATAGAAAATGAGTGA
- a CDS encoding response regulator: protein MSEGFEPEFFLNEFVLECREATELAVQDVLNLEEAHDQDSIDRIFRALHSIKGNSSMLGLTNLSKFVHKVEDACADIRSGQREIDKKGISVLLKSFDQIEAAFDSIVGEGHDKIDFGPGYKLFEESPDESAVEKTAPEKSAPTEPDDARVELRENPTALVVDDDFTSRKILTTFLSKYMPCYVAKDGVEAIQAVSESLAGNIPHFDVIMLDIMMPNIDGLQACKAIRQMERSKNMDTFGKESKIFIASSLNDDENIHKAVYECHADSYLIKPIMFETLQKLLVRFKLIAP, encoded by the coding sequence ATGAGTGAAGGATTTGAACCGGAATTTTTTCTTAATGAGTTTGTACTGGAATGTCGTGAAGCAACAGAGCTTGCCGTGCAGGATGTTCTTAACCTTGAGGAAGCTCACGATCAGGACTCAATAGACCGCATCTTCAGGGCTCTGCATAGCATCAAGGGAAATTCCTCCATGCTGGGGCTGACGAACCTTTCAAAATTCGTGCATAAGGTTGAGGATGCCTGTGCCGACATAAGGTCCGGGCAAAGGGAGATCGACAAGAAGGGCATATCCGTACTGCTCAAGAGTTTTGACCAGATTGAAGCCGCCTTCGACAGCATAGTTGGGGAAGGGCATGACAAAATAGATTTCGGTCCGGGCTACAAACTCTTTGAGGAGAGTCCCGATGAATCCGCAGTTGAAAAGACTGCACCGGAGAAATCCGCGCCGACCGAACCTGATGACGCTAGAGTCGAGTTGAGGGAAAACCCCACAGCTTTGGTCGTTGATGACGATTTTACCAGCCGTAAGATTCTTACCACTTTTCTTTCAAAATATATGCCCTGCTATGTGGCCAAGGATGGCGTGGAGGCTATTCAGGCCGTTTCGGAAAGTCTTGCCGGGAACATTCCGCATTTTGATGTCATCATGCTTGATATCATGATGCCCAATATTGACGGCTTGCAGGCTTGCAAAGCTATCCGGCAGATGGAGCGCAGCAAAAATATGGATACCTTCGGTAAGGAATCCAAAATTTTCATAGCCAGCAGTCTGAATGACGATGAAAACATCCACAAGGCCGTCTATGAATGCCATGCCGACAGTTATCTGATAAAGCCGATCATGTTTGAAACTCTGCAGAAATTACTGGTGCGTTTTAAATTGATTGCGCCTTAA
- a CDS encoding D-lyxose/D-mannose family sugar isomerase — translation MKRSEINALIVKAKEFYAGHGFSLPKWAFWGPQEWKGTGESEVVRNMLGWDLTDYGKGDFDKMGLILFTIRNGNLKTGDPKPYAEKIMILREGQLCPMHFHWSKREDIINRAGGNLVIKLYGSNDDESMSDQTLEVSVDGFVRTVQPGGEIVLEPGESICLEPGMYHCFYCEEGTGDVMVGEVSAVNDDNIDNRFHEPLPRFPEVDEDEEPLHLLVTDYAKYV, via the coding sequence ATGAAAAGAAGTGAAATAAACGCACTTATCGTCAAAGCCAAAGAATTTTACGCCGGCCACGGTTTCAGTCTTCCCAAATGGGCCTTCTGGGGACCGCAAGAATGGAAAGGCACAGGCGAAAGCGAAGTTGTGCGCAATATGCTCGGCTGGGATTTAACTGATTACGGCAAAGGCGACTTTGACAAAATGGGCCTCATTCTGTTCACCATCCGCAACGGCAACCTTAAGACCGGGGATCCCAAACCATACGCCGAAAAAATCATGATCCTGCGTGAAGGACAGCTCTGCCCAATGCATTTCCACTGGTCCAAACGCGAGGACATCATCAACCGTGCAGGCGGCAATCTGGTCATTAAACTTTACGGTTCCAATGACGATGAATCAATGTCTGATCAGACTTTGGAAGTGAGTGTGGACGGCTTTGTGCGTACAGTGCAGCCGGGTGGAGAAATAGTTCTCGAACCGGGAGAATCAATCTGCCTTGAACCGGGCATGTACCATTGTTTTTATTGCGAAGAGGGAACCGGCGATGTGATGGTCGGCGAAGTCAGCGCGGTCAACGACGACAACATAGACAACCGCTTCCATGAGCCGCTACCGCGTTTTCCAGAAGTGGACGAGGACGAAGAACCGCTTCATCTGCTGGTCACTGACTATGCTAAGTACGTATAA
- a CDS encoding aldose epimerase family protein — protein MTVTQKSWGKTPAGEEVRFLTLKNSTGFRAQISTYGASLTALEILLDGKKTDVVLGFDSLRGYLTDGTYSGATVGRVAGRISNAQFKISGQEFKLDRNEGRNHLHGGDKGFNSRNWEVRAINQDEHAPSVTLSLHSPDGSNGYPGNLLAETTFTLNKTALIISYRATTDQPTPLSMTAHPYFNLNGDGKPVNDHELKIFSAQCTALGSNLIPDGRIINISGTEADSMDFSPLGKTALDCFFILEKDNEKLVPAAVARGDDSGLEMEIHTSQPGMQFYTAEGIAPGTPGKYGQKYGPRSGFCIEPMGYPDAVNRPEFPSVILHPGETYNHSTEYRFRRVS, from the coding sequence ATGACCGTTACACAAAAGTCATGGGGAAAAACTCCCGCAGGTGAGGAAGTTCGCTTCCTGACCCTCAAAAACAGCACCGGTTTCAGGGCACAGATATCTACTTACGGAGCCTCCCTGACCGCTCTGGAAATCCTGCTGGACGGCAAAAAGACAGATGTGGTGCTGGGCTTTGATTCTTTACGTGGATATCTGACCGACGGGACCTATTCAGGAGCCACGGTGGGACGTGTTGCCGGACGTATTTCAAATGCTCAATTCAAAATTTCCGGACAGGAATTTAAACTTGACCGCAACGAAGGCCGCAATCACCTGCATGGCGGCGATAAGGGATTCAACAGCCGCAACTGGGAAGTCCGCGCAATCAATCAAGACGAGCACGCACCATCCGTAACCCTTTCCCTACACTCTCCGGACGGCTCAAACGGGTATCCCGGCAACCTGCTTGCGGAAACAACCTTCACCCTGAACAAGACAGCCCTCATTATTTCCTACCGGGCAACAACAGACCAGCCTACCCCGCTGAGTATGACCGCCCACCCCTACTTCAATCTCAATGGTGACGGTAAACCGGTCAATGACCACGAACTCAAAATTTTCTCCGCACAATGCACCGCTCTCGGATCGAATCTTATTCCCGACGGCAGAATTATCAATATTTCCGGCACGGAGGCTGATTCCATGGACTTCTCCCCGCTGGGTAAGACAGCTCTGGACTGCTTTTTCATTCTGGAAAAGGACAATGAGAAACTCGTTCCGGCAGCCGTTGCACGAGGTGATGACTCCGGGCTTGAGATGGAAATACATACCAGCCAGCCCGGAATGCAGTTTTATACCGCTGAAGGAATAGCTCCCGGAACGCCCGGCAAATACGGACAAAAATACGGTCCCCGTTCAGGATTCTGCATTGAACCGATGGGGTATCCCGATGCGGTCAACCGGCCCGAATTCCCCTCCGTGATCCTGCATCCCGGAGAAACGTATAATCATTCAACCGAGTACAGGTTCCGCAGGGTTTCCTGA
- a CDS encoding sn-glycerol-3-phosphate ABC transporter ATP-binding protein UgpC, whose amino-acid sequence MANVELKNVIKRYGSVEVIHGVDLSVNDNEFIVLVGPSGCGKSTLLRMVAGLEDISGGDIAIGERIVTNVSPKDRNVAMVFQNYALYPHMTVAENMGFSLKMHKKSKDEIQQRVDEVAKILELEPYLHRKPSELSGGQRQRVAMGRAMVRNPDVFLFDEPLSNLDAQLRTQMRMELRKMHMRLKTTTIYVTHDQIEAMTLADRIVILKDGYIQQVGTPVEVFERPNNVFVAQFIGNPPMNILKGVHQVIDGKRFVVAGSSRFPVGDHQGPNLKDGDPVLAGLRPDCIKMGDNIERLPKDWWCKGEVVVSEILGAHSLLEIIIDGENELLAEVEGRVIAHPGETVPIGFEFDRMVLFDPETQEALY is encoded by the coding sequence ATGGCAAACGTAGAACTTAAAAACGTCATCAAGCGTTATGGATCAGTCGAGGTCATCCACGGTGTGGACCTTTCCGTAAACGACAACGAATTCATCGTGCTGGTCGGTCCCTCGGGATGCGGCAAGTCCACCCTCCTGCGCATGGTGGCAGGACTTGAGGACATCAGCGGCGGAGACATAGCCATCGGGGAACGGATAGTCACCAATGTTTCCCCCAAAGACCGCAACGTAGCCATGGTTTTCCAGAACTACGCCCTCTACCCGCACATGACCGTTGCCGAAAACATGGGTTTCTCACTTAAAATGCACAAGAAATCCAAGGACGAGATACAGCAGCGTGTGGATGAAGTAGCCAAAATTCTTGAGCTGGAACCGTATCTGCATCGCAAACCCTCGGAACTTTCCGGCGGTCAGCGTCAGCGAGTGGCTATGGGACGGGCCATGGTCCGCAACCCGGATGTTTTTCTCTTTGATGAACCGCTTTCCAACCTCGATGCACAGCTGCGCACCCAGATGAGAATGGAGCTGCGCAAGATGCATATGCGGCTCAAAACCACAACCATCTATGTCACCCACGACCAGATCGAAGCAATGACTCTGGCCGACCGCATTGTCATCCTCAAAGACGGATACATTCAGCAGGTGGGCACTCCGGTGGAAGTCTTTGAAAGGCCGAACAATGTATTCGTTGCCCAGTTCATAGGTAACCCCCCCATGAATATACTCAAAGGGGTGCATCAGGTGATTGACGGCAAACGCTTTGTGGTAGCGGGCAGTTCCAGATTCCCCGTGGGAGATCATCAGGGACCGAACTTGAAAGACGGAGATCCGGTACTGGCCGGACTGCGTCCCGACTGTATCAAAATGGGTGATAATATCGAACGGCTGCCAAAAGACTGGTGGTGCAAAGGTGAGGTGGTTGTTTCGGAAATTCTAGGTGCCCACTCCCTGCTCGAAATCATCATTGACGGTGAAAATGAGCTCCTGGCCGAGGTGGAAGGCAGGGTTATCGCCCATCCCGGAGAAACCGTACCCATCGGATTTGAATTCGACCGCATGGTCCTTTTCGACCCGGAAACGCAGGAAGCGCTTTACTAG
- a CDS encoding extracellular solute-binding protein produces MKQSLIKFCLVLAAVMLLAVPQVSQAKELTGDLEIFSWWAGDEGPALQALIGIYKKQNPKVNVIDATVTGGSGVNAKAVLKTRMLGGEPPDSFQVHAGQELIGTWVKADRMEDLTFLFKEQGLMDAFPEGLVKLIGTDKGIWSVPVNIHRSNVMWYIPANLKKWGVAAPKSWDDFLKIAPKLQKEGIVPLALAQNWTANHLWESVALASLGADNWDALWAGKLKFNSPEVIKAWELFGKVLKYTNKDAASLSWQQATDMVIDGRAAFNIMGDWAAGYMVTTKKMAPGKDFGWIASPDTTGEFLFLADSFGLPKGAPHRENAIAWLKVLGSKEGSDTFNPLKGSISARKDTDLSKYNPYLQSAAKDFSKDRVVASLAHGAAANETFMGGFAQVMEMFLKTKNAKATAMACQQLADKAKIGK; encoded by the coding sequence ATGAAACAATCCCTGATTAAATTTTGTCTGGTACTCGCAGCGGTTATGCTGCTGGCGGTTCCGCAGGTTTCACAAGCCAAGGAACTGACAGGCGATCTGGAAATTTTCTCATGGTGGGCAGGTGATGAAGGTCCGGCTCTGCAGGCCTTAATCGGAATTTACAAAAAACAGAACCCCAAAGTTAACGTCATTGACGCCACAGTTACCGGCGGTTCCGGCGTTAACGCCAAAGCGGTTCTCAAAACCCGTATGCTCGGCGGTGAGCCACCGGACAGCTTTCAGGTTCACGCAGGTCAGGAACTTATCGGAACATGGGTAAAGGCCGACCGTATGGAAGATCTGACCTTTCTTTTCAAAGAGCAGGGCCTGATGGACGCTTTCCCCGAAGGACTGGTCAAACTGATCGGTACTGACAAGGGGATCTGGTCTGTTCCGGTAAATATCCATCGCTCCAACGTGATGTGGTACATCCCCGCAAACCTTAAAAAATGGGGAGTTGCTGCACCTAAAAGCTGGGACGACTTCCTTAAAATCGCTCCCAAACTCCAGAAAGAAGGCATCGTGCCCCTCGCACTGGCTCAGAACTGGACAGCCAACCACCTTTGGGAATCCGTTGCTCTTGCTTCACTTGGTGCTGACAACTGGGACGCCCTCTGGGCAGGCAAGCTGAAGTTCAACAGCCCTGAAGTAATCAAGGCATGGGAACTTTTCGGCAAGGTTCTGAAGTACACCAACAAGGACGCCGCATCCCTCTCATGGCAGCAGGCTACCGATATGGTTATCGATGGCCGTGCGGCTTTCAACATCATGGGTGACTGGGCAGCCGGTTACATGGTTACCACCAAGAAGATGGCTCCCGGCAAGGACTTCGGCTGGATTGCCTCTCCTGACACTACCGGTGAATTCCTGTTCCTCGCAGACTCTTTCGGTCTGCCCAAAGGCGCACCTCATCGTGAGAACGCAATTGCATGGCTGAAAGTGCTCGGTTCCAAAGAAGGCAGTGATACCTTCAACCCGCTCAAGGGTTCCATCTCCGCCCGTAAGGACACCGACCTCAGCAAATACAATCCTTACCTGCAGTCCGCAGCTAAGGACTTCAGTAAAGACCGCGTGGTCGCTTCTCTGGCCCACGGCGCAGCAGCTAATGAAACTTTCATGGGCGGCTTCGCACAGGTTATGGAAATGTTCCTGAAGACCAAAAACGCCAAGGCTACCGCCATGGCCTGCCAGCAGTTGGCTGACAAAGCCAAAATCGGCAAGTAG